The DNA region CACGACGTTACGGCCCAGGCGACGGGCGTATTCGCGCGCTCCTTGCGGAATGGCGGCGGCTTCAGAATGGACCAGCAAAACAGGCTTTTTCAATTCGTCTGCCGACTGGATCGCGTCATACGTCAACCAGCCTTCCCAAGAGGCTCTATTAAATTTGTTGTCGTATTCTGGGATCAGGCCGCGGTCCGGTTGGGTGTAATACGGCGCTTGATACATCACGGCTCTGTCGTTGGTCATGCTGGCCGCTTCCACGATGACGGGTTCAGGAGACTTTTCCGCCTGCCGGCTGGCTTGGATAAGTCGGCTGACGCCTTCGTCACCGCCGTACACGGCTTTCACAATTTCGGCATTATGAAGCCATGGGGCCACCAGGGCCAAGGATTTGACGGTGTCGTTATTGAGCGCAACATCGCTCATATAGCCGGACGAGGCGCAAATGCCTAATCCGCCAATCCGGTTTCCATCGACTTCGGGTCGCCTGCTCAGGTAATGTACGGCCGCGTTGATATCCTCAGTTTTGCGTTCGGGGTTCTCCAAATACCGAATCCGGCCGTCTGACTGCCCCCAGCCGCGAAAGTCGAAAGCCAGGGCGGCATACCCCCGATCTGCCATGGCGGCGGCGTACGTACCCGCCATTTGTTCTTTGACGGTTGTCCAGGCGCCGGTCACGACAAGACCAGGGAGTTTCCGGTCGCCCTCATAGTTATCGGGCAGATACAAATTTCCGACCAGGGAATGATTGTGGCTGTCAAATGTGACGGGTTTGATCGTCGCTGGCTCTGCGTTTGTTGATATGAGAGTGAAGGCCAATGCTGCGGTTACAAGTCGTGTTTTCAACATGCTCAGACCTCCTTTGCCAGGCTTCACCGTAGGACAAGTTGATTTATAGCACAATTATTTTATATCAATTGTATTGATACCTGTGAGGTCATTCATGGAGCTGCGACATTTGCGGTATTTTGTGGCTGTTGCCGAGGAAGAGAATATGCGGCGCGCTGCCGGACGCCTGCACATCGTCCAGCCCGCGCTAAGCCGGCAGATACGCCAGCTCGAGGATGAGATAGGCTACGCGTTGTTTGACCGCCTGCCACGCGGGGTGCGGCTGAATGCCGCCGGGCAGGTTTTCCTTGAATTGGCATGTGGGATACTCAGCCGTGTGGATGAGGCGCTGGAGCGTACGCGGCAGGTAGCCAGAGGAGAAGTCGGTCGGCTGTGCATCGGATTTATCGAAAATGCCTCCTGGTTCGGGGCCTTTCCCAATGCCATCCAACAATACCGCGCACGGTATCCAAACGTCAGTCTCGATCTCCAGCCTATGTTCTCGATCGATCAGTTTGAGGCGATCGCTTCTGGTAAGCTCGACACCGGCTTTTGTTACACCCTGGAGACGCTGCCGGAAGAGTGTGAGGTGTGGCCGATCCGGACGGATACGGTCGTGCTTGCGGTGCCGAGACGCTATGGCTGGAAGAAGCGGCGGGACGTATGCTTGCACGAGCTACAGGACGAAGCGTTTGTCGGCCTTGCGCGTACTCACGCCTCAGCTTATGCAGACCGAATCAGATCAACTGCTTACGCTGGCGGACTATTACCTCGTATCGTGCAGGAAGCCGTAAACGAAGCGACGCTACTCAGTTTGGTCTCGGCTGGTATTGGTCTCGGCTTTTGCAATTCGGCAAATGAAAGACGCAAGCCGCCATTTGTGGATTTCGTGCCTGTGGTCGATTTCGATCTCAAACTTCCTCTGTGTTTGGTGTGGAAACAATCGAACTCCTCGGCAACTCTCGAGGCGTTCCGAGCGATCGTGACACGCTACACAGAGGGCCGACCCGCACGGGCCTCATGACGCCGCTCTGGTCATAGCGGAAGCGCGGACAGCTTGCTAGGATGAGAGCGCTGTACAGCCTGTGAGAAAACGAGACGGTCATATCAGCAAGAAAAGCGGACAACATTGAAGAACAGGGGTACTGGAGGCAACAATCATGAGAGCACATTATGACTTCTCAAAGATGAAAGGCCGTAAAAATCCCTATATCAAGTCCCTCGGTCAGACTACATCCGGGACCGCTTCAACGCCCGATAAGACGAAACGAGGACAGGAATGAAAACGCCCATTTGTGACATGTTCGGTATCGAGTTTCCGCTGATCGCGTTTACCCACTGTCGAGACGTGGTGGTGGCGGTCTCCAAGGCTGGTGGCATGGGGGTCTTTGGTGCGGTCGCCCATCCGCCCGACCGTCTGGAAGAAGAACTGGACTGGATTGACGCGCACATCGACGGCAAGCCGTACGGGATTGACCTGATCGTGCCCAACAAGATCGCCCAGGAGAGTGTCGGCGGGCTGACCAGGGCCAAGGTCCAGGCCGCTATTCCGCAGGAGTATTTTCAGTTTGCGGCCGGGATTCTGGCCCAGCATGACATCCCCTCGGAGGGCGTGTACGGCTTCCGCGACGACTCCTTTCGGGCCAGCCAGAACATGCAGGCCAGCGGCGCGGCCGAGGTCCTGGAGGTTGCCTTTGCCCATCCCATCAAGCTCGTGGCCAACGCGCTGGGCGTCCCGCCCCAGATCATGCTCGACATGGGTAAGCGCCACCACGTGCCGGTGGCCGCCCTGGTCGGGGCCAAACACCACGCCATCCGTCAGGTCCAGGCCGGGGTTGACCTGCTGGTGGCGGCCGGCGGGGAGGCCGGCGGCCACTGCGGTGAGGTTTCGACGCTGGTGCTGATCCCTGAAATTCATGAGGCGATTCAGCCCTACGGGGATATCCCGATCCTGGCCGCTGGGGGGATTGTGACCGGCCGCCAGATGGCCGCCTGCATGGCGATGGGGGCGGCCGGGGTGTGGACCGGCTCGGTGTGGCTGACGACCAGCGAGGCCGAGACCAACCCGGTGGTCAAGGAAAAGATGCTGGCCGCCTCCTCGCGCGATACCGTGCGCTCCACAGCCCGGACCGGCAAGCCGTCCCGTCAGCTCAGGTCGGCCTGGACCGACGCCTGGGCGGCCGAGGCCAGCCCGGCGCCGCTGCCCATGCCGCTCCAGTCGCTGGTTACCGAGCCGGCCCTGCGCGAGGTTGACAAGCTGTCCCAGAGCGGCCATGCGGGGGCAAAACAGCTGGCCACCTATTGGGTCGGCCAGGGGGTGGGACTGATGAACCGTCAGATGTCGGCCGGCGCGCTGGTCCAGGAGTTCAAGGAAGATTTTTTTAACGCCTTTGTGCGTCTGTCCGACACGCTGGAAGCGGAATAAAGGAGAGAACCTTATGCCAGAACTCCGAGAAATCACCTCAGGTCTGCTGTATCCGGAGGGGCCGGTGGCCATGGACGACGGTAGCGTCATCGTCACCGAGCTGCAAACCGGCCGGCTGGTGCGGGTCCAGCCGGACGGGACAAAAGACGTGGTCGCCGAACTGGGCGGCTCAGCCAACGGGGCGGCGGTCGGGCCGGACGGCCTGATGTACGTGTGTAATAACGGCGGCCTCAAGATGACCGAGGTTGACGGTAAGCTCATTCCCGCAGAAGGTCTGCCGGACGACTATACGGGCGGCAGCATTCAACGTGTGGATATCACCACTGGTGCGGTCGCCACCCTGTATACCGAGTGCGACGGGCATCGGCTGCGGGGGCCCAACGACCTGGTTTTTGATGCTGCGGGCGGATTCTGGTTCACCGATTTCGGCAAGGTCCAGGAACGCAGCAAGGATCGCGGCGGCGTGTACTACGCCAAGACGGACGGCTCGTCGATTACAGAGATGGTGCATCCGATTGACGGCCCGAACGGCGTTGGCCTGGCGCCCGGCGACACCACGCTGTATGTCGCCCAGGAGTGGGAGCTGTCCGGACCCGGAGAATTTGCCGCTACGGACGGCGGAGACGGACAGCTGCTGACCGGGCCCGGCGGGGGCAAGCTGTTGACCGGCCTGCCCGGCTACCAGCTGCTCGATTCCATGGCGGTCGATAGTGCGGGCAATGTGTGCGTGGCAACCCTGATGACCAGCGGCATCAGCGTGATCTCGCCCGACGGCGCCTCGGTCGAACACCTCCCCACCCCCGACCCGCTGACGACCAATATCTGTTTTGGCGGGCCGGACCTCGCAACGGCCTATATCACCCTGACCAGCCTGGGCACGCTGGTCGCCATGGACTGGCCCCGACCGGGCCTGAAGCTGCACTACACCCGCTGAGGTGTGTAACACGGAGGACGCAATGCCCGAAGAGATGCCCTTTACCTATGAAGAGATTCAGAAGCTGCGCGAGCTGCTGGAGGTCGAGGCCATACGCAAGCTCAGGAACCTGTACGCCCACCTTTTGGACAGCGGGGATATCGACGCCCTGGCGGCGCTGTTCACCGAGGATGCGGTGTGCGAGTTCGGGCCGTATGGGGAATGGCACGGCCGGGAGACGATCAGAGACAACTACCGGCAGGTGTTCCGCGAGCAGATCCAGTCCGAGTTCGGCTCCCTGCACAACACCGGCAACCACTGGGTTGAACTGACGAGTCCGACGACCGCAGTGGGCCGGTCCTATCTCATCGATGTGCTGACCCACACCGACCCGGCGGCCAATCCGGTCGAGTGGTTCGGGGTGTATGACGACGCCTACCGCAAGCGTGACGGCGCGTGGCTGATCGAGCGCATCAGCCTCCAGTTCCTGTGGCCTCAGCGTCAGCTCAGCGACGGCTTTTCCGCGCCGTTTCCGCCCAAGTAATTCGGCACCATCCAAGGAGGCTGGCATGATTCGCTTAACGTTTGTCCTGCGTCGCAAGCCCGGCATGTCGCGGGCCGAATTCCAGCACTACTGGCGTGAGGTGCACGGCCCGCTGGTGGCCAAGCACGCCACCGACCTGGCCATGCACCGCTATGTGCAGGTCCACACCCTGGACGACCCGATCAACGACCAGCTGGCCGGAGCGCGCGGCGGTATGGAGCCGGTGTATGATGGCGTGGCCGAGGTGTGGTGGACCAATCGTGAAGCCCTGGTCGGGACCTTCGGGACCGAGGCGGGCCGCGCCGCAGCCCAGGAACTGGTTGAGGACGAGGCCCGGTTTATCGACCTGGCCCAGTCGCCGCTGTGGCTGGCGTACGAATATCCCCAGGTCAACCCGATTCCCGAGGAGTTGGTGGCGCGCGAAAACAGCGGTCTGCTCAAGCTGTTCTTCTGTCTGCGCCAGCCCGACACGCTCGGCCTCGACGAGGCCCAGCTGTACTGGCGCACCAACCACGGCCCGCTGATCCGGGGGGTGGCGTCCGGCATGCGGATGAAGCGCTACCTGCAAGTCCACCGCTTCGAGGATGAGATCGAGGCCCAGCTGCGGGCCAGCCGAGGGACGACGGTTGCGCCCTACACCGGCCATGCCGAGGCCTGGTTCGACCGGGCTGATTTGGCTGCGGTCGGGACCACGCCCGAGGGCCAGCGGGCCATGCAGGTCGCGGTTGAGGATGAATCCCACTTCATCGATTTTCCGCGCTCGGCCATGTGGGTCGCCAAGGAGCGGGTGTTCGTCGACCGCAGATAAGGGGGCCGGGGCGACGCAGGCGTCGCCCCTCCGTGTCAGTCGATCCGGTTGAAGACTACAACCGGGATCTGGCGGCTGGTCTTTTTCTGGTAGTCGTGAAAAATCGGCATCTGGGCCGCCTGGGCGTCGAACAACCGCTGGCGCTCCTCACCGCTCGTTACCTCCGCCCTGGCCCGGAAGCGCTCGGTGCCGATTTCGAGCGTGACCTCGGGGTTGGCGACCAGGTTGTGGTACCAGCCCGGATGGTGGGGCGCACCGGCGAAAGAGGCGATGACCACAACCCGCTCCCCGTCGGTGGTATACACCAGCGGCTTGGTGATCGTGCGGCCGCTCTTGGCCCCGGTCATGGTCAGCAGTATCACCGGCATGTTTTCCATCTGGCCGCCGACCTTGCCTTCGTTGGCTCGGAATTCGGTGATGACCTGTTTGTTGTATTCGTTCAGTTCTGACATGCGTCCCTCCGTGCGATCTTGCTCTGGCCAGTGTCTTTGGCCTATGCTCTGGCTACACTGAAAGCCGCCGTCAGGCAAGCAGCCCCGGTGTCCCTGACTGGGGACGCGGACTGCTGAGGAGACGCGTAAAGGAG from Desulfurellaceae bacterium includes:
- a CDS encoding LysR family transcriptional regulator → MELRHLRYFVAVAEEENMRRAAGRLHIVQPALSRQIRQLEDEIGYALFDRLPRGVRLNAAGQVFLELACGILSRVDEALERTRQVARGEVGRLCIGFIENASWFGAFPNAIQQYRARYPNVSLDLQPMFSIDQFEAIASGKLDTGFCYTLETLPEECEVWPIRTDTVVLAVPRRYGWKKRRDVCLHELQDEAFVGLARTHASAYADRIRSTAYAGGLLPRIVQEAVNEATLLSLVSAGIGLGFCNSANERRKPPFVDFVPVVDFDLKLPLCLVWKQSNSSATLEAFRAIVTRYTEGRPARAS
- a CDS encoding nitronate monooxygenase, whose translation is MKTPICDMFGIEFPLIAFTHCRDVVVAVSKAGGMGVFGAVAHPPDRLEEELDWIDAHIDGKPYGIDLIVPNKIAQESVGGLTRAKVQAAIPQEYFQFAAGILAQHDIPSEGVYGFRDDSFRASQNMQASGAAEVLEVAFAHPIKLVANALGVPPQIMLDMGKRHHVPVAALVGAKHHAIRQVQAGVDLLVAAGGEAGGHCGEVSTLVLIPEIHEAIQPYGDIPILAAGGIVTGRQMAACMAMGAAGVWTGSVWLTTSEAETNPVVKEKMLAASSRDTVRSTARTGKPSRQLRSAWTDAWAAEASPAPLPMPLQSLVTEPALREVDKLSQSGHAGAKQLATYWVGQGVGLMNRQMSAGALVQEFKEDFFNAFVRLSDTLEAE
- a CDS encoding SMP-30/gluconolactonase/LRE family protein, yielding MPELREITSGLLYPEGPVAMDDGSVIVTELQTGRLVRVQPDGTKDVVAELGGSANGAAVGPDGLMYVCNNGGLKMTEVDGKLIPAEGLPDDYTGGSIQRVDITTGAVATLYTECDGHRLRGPNDLVFDAAGGFWFTDFGKVQERSKDRGGVYYAKTDGSSITEMVHPIDGPNGVGLAPGDTTLYVAQEWELSGPGEFAATDGGDGQLLTGPGGGKLLTGLPGYQLLDSMAVDSAGNVCVATLMTSGISVISPDGASVEHLPTPDPLTTNICFGGPDLATAYITLTSLGTLVAMDWPRPGLKLHYTR
- a CDS encoding nuclear transport factor 2 family protein, whose amino-acid sequence is MPEEMPFTYEEIQKLRELLEVEAIRKLRNLYAHLLDSGDIDALAALFTEDAVCEFGPYGEWHGRETIRDNYRQVFREQIQSEFGSLHNTGNHWVELTSPTTAVGRSYLIDVLTHTDPAANPVEWFGVYDDAYRKRDGAWLIERISLQFLWPQRQLSDGFSAPFPPK
- a CDS encoding EthD domain-containing protein; this encodes MIRLTFVLRRKPGMSRAEFQHYWREVHGPLVAKHATDLAMHRYVQVHTLDDPINDQLAGARGGMEPVYDGVAEVWWTNREALVGTFGTEAGRAAAQELVEDEARFIDLAQSPLWLAYEYPQVNPIPEELVARENSGLLKLFFCLRQPDTLGLDEAQLYWRTNHGPLIRGVASGMRMKRYLQVHRFEDEIEAQLRASRGTTVAPYTGHAEAWFDRADLAAVGTTPEGQRAMQVAVEDESHFIDFPRSAMWVAKERVFVDRR
- a CDS encoding nitroreductase family deazaflavin-dependent oxidoreductase; this translates as MSELNEYNKQVITEFRANEGKVGGQMENMPVILLTMTGAKSGRTITKPLVYTTDGERVVVIASFAGAPHHPGWYHNLVANPEVTLEIGTERFRARAEVTSGEERQRLFDAQAAQMPIFHDYQKKTSRQIPVVVFNRID